In Cutaneotrichosporon cavernicola HIS019 DNA, chromosome: 1, one DNA window encodes the following:
- a CDS encoding uncharacterized protein (Protein tyrosine kinase), whose amino-acid sequence MASAATAPRPAAPPVAMPAQPSSAQPSTSSSVATSVQTEDEEDLEDYRPGGYHPINIGDDFNNGRYVIVRKLGWGHFSTVWLARDNTTNRHVALKVVKSDGHYTETALDEIQLLQRVTTSSESHPGRSHVVGLVDDFRHNGPNGSHVCMVFEVLGENLLGLIKRYQHRGVPTHIVRQIAKQILLGLDYLHTECRIIHTDLKPENVLICIEDVESVVQAELASCPAAVPTKLVGVPPSQGRAGNQTPRKDSLFIVGSQPLPSPSSSYSSSPMLDKYGFGMSKISGAGAVGKSAPAGPPRANNTTDAIGDGLGNVQIAEGESSDLTWSKTKPATPKVQHGPSLLSQQINQLPAESPRPVSQSSSNATGSNNTPNNTPNNVDKGKDKAPAAPTPPMQSDSAAKFAAAAKPQPTPARPDPAPSDTGSSSAGEQNAPVAGDPNTLPPPFPYDPNSLKRVTVKIADLGNACWVDHHFTNDIQTRQYRCPEIILGTRWGPSVDIWSAACLIFELLTGDYLFDPQPGTKYDKDDDHVAQIMELLGEMPKSLALSGKYSRDMFHTRGDLRHIQRLRFWPLLSVLKEKYLMEAEEAELLTSFILPMLHYYPDSRAPASELVKHEWLKGVVVEGDLQMARRNHEREVERLRALDPTREPVPFQEVMGLGPPVAGMVGMGRI is encoded by the exons ATGGCATCTGCCGCCACCGCTCCT CGCCCTGCAGCGCCGCCGGTGGCCATGCCAGCTCAACCCTCTTCGGCACAGCCGTCAACCTCATCTTCTGTCGCGACCTCTGTCCAaaccgaggacgaggaggatctCGAAGACTACCGTCCTGGTGGATATCACCCGATTAACATTGGTGACGACTTCAACAACGGTCGCTATGTCATTGTGCGCAAGCTTGGATGGGGCCACTTCTCCACCGTCTGGCTGGCAAGAGATAACAC CACCAACCGACATGTTGCCCTCAAGGTCGTAAAGTCCGATGGCCACTACACCGAGACCGCGTTGGACGAGATCCAGCTGCTCCAGCGAGTAacgacctcgtccgagtcgcaTCCAGGCCGGTCCCATGTCGTTGGATTGGTTGACGACTTCCGTCACAACGGGCCTAACGGCTCACACGTCTGCATGGTCTtcgaggtcctcggcgagaacctcctcggccttaTCAAGCGATATCAGCACCGTGGCGTCCCAACCCACATCGTTCGTCAAATAGCCAAGCAGATCTtactcggcctcgactaCCTCCATACGGAATGTCGCATCATCCACACGGACCTCAAGCCGGAGAACGTCTTGATCTgcatcgaggacgtcgagtCTGTTGTCCAAGCCGAGTTGGCCTCATGTCCGGCTGCTGTTCCTACCAAGTTAGTCGGCGTCCCACCCAGTCAGGGCCGTGCAGGTAATCAGACGCCTCGCAAGGACTCATTGTTCATCGTCGGTTCGCAACCGCTACCCAGCCCCAGCTCCAGCTACTCGAGTAGCCCAATGCTCGACAAGTACGGCTTTGGTATGAGCAAGATCTCTGGCGCGGGTGCTGTTGGCAAGAGTGCGCCTGCTGGCCCACCCCGTGCCAACAACACGACTGATGCGATTGGAGATGGCCTCGGCAACGTCCAGATTGCTGAGGGTGAGAGCAGCGACCTGACCTGGAGCAAGACGAAGCCTGCTACTCCGAAAGTACAGCACGGCCCGTCTTTGCTCTCGCAACAGATAAACCAGTTGCCTGCCGAATCGCCGCGCCCCGTCTCCCAGTCCAGTTCCAATGCAACCGGCAGCAACAACACGCCAAACAACACGCCAAACAACGTtgacaagggcaaggacaaggctCCTGCTGCTCCAACACCTCCAATGCAATCGGACTCGGCGGCCAAGTTTgcagcggcggccaagcCCCAGCCAACGCCGGCTCGTCCAGACCCTGCACCGTCTGACACTGGCAGTTCGTCTG CTGGAGAACAGAACGCGCCCGTAGCAGGCGACCCCAAcaccctcccaccaccGTTTCCCTACGATCCCAATAGCTTGAAACGCGTCACTGTTAAGATTGCGGATCTCGGCAACGCATGTTGGGTCGACCACCACTTCACGAACGACATCCAGACTCGCCAGTACCGCTGTCCCGAGATCATTCTGGGTACGAGATGGGGCCCAAGCGTTGACATCTGGAGTGCTGCGTGTTTG ATCTTTGAATTGCTCACCGGCGATTACCTGTTCGACCCGCAACCTGGCACCAAGTACGATaaggacgacgaccatGTTGCGCAAATTATGGAActgctcggcgagatgCCCAAGTCGCTCGCACTTTCGGGCAAGTACTCGCGCGACATGTTCCACACTCGTGGCGATCTTCGACACATCCAGCGCCTCCGCTTCTGGCCGCTCTTGTCGGTGTTAAAGGAAAAGTACTTGatggaggccgaggaggccgagctcctcaccTCGTTCATCTTGCCTATGCTCCACTACTATCCAGACAGTCGCGCACCTGCgtccgagctcgtcaagcacGAGTGGCTCAAGGGTGTCGTCGTTGAGGGCGATCTCCAGATGGCTCGCCGCAaccacgagcgcgaggtcgagcgtcTGCGGGCACTCGACCCCACCCGCGAGCCAGTTCCCTTCCAAGAGGTGATGGGCCTCGGCCCACCCGTCGCAGGTATGGTCGGCATGGGCCGTATCTGA
- a CDS encoding uncharacterized protein (Elongator subunit Iki1), translated as MALLEQVLTGSAPAHLVVVRHALASRPWPLLRVMLSSGPVLAITLLPSPEIPGKVLDLSAVVPGYSEGDVEAEIMQAIADLAPGTQVLLDAADVLVEDHPRAWRILRALVAATLRPGSRLILPVPSSSPLTEDLISASFSPSLALLTPLPSRLVQSTIDAYLLTDPDRLPSLLESAADRGAADLPVLRDMEAPSPDAVVLVLLRKAAGGAKGIQRSVEGFRGRPIPAQEMVDFRPVTVTKVTTHADLNLPFNLSLTDQQREARGAVPLPYAHEGEGADLGMGMDWSDDEEDEEI; from the exons ATGGCCCTTCTGGAACAGGTCCTCACCGGTTCTGCACCAGCCCACCTCGTGGTGGTGCGGCATGCGCTAgcttctcgtccttggccgctCCTCCGCGTAATGCTTTCCAGCGG CCCCGTCCTCGCAATCAcgctccttccttcccccgAAATACCAGGGAAGGTGCTCGACCTGAGCGCCGTCGTGCCGGGATacagcgagggcgacgttgAGGCCGAGATCATGCAGGCCA tcGCGGACCTTGCTCCTGGTACGCAGGTTCTTctcgacgcggccgacgtGCTGGTAGAGGACCACCCGCGCGCATGGCGTATCCTGCGTGCTCTTGTTGCCGCTACACTCCGCCCAGGCTCGCGGCTCatcctccccgtcccctcttcctctcctctaACTGAGGACCTCATctcagcctccttctcgcctTCCCTGGCTCTCCTAACACCCCTCCCATCCCGCCTCGTCCAGTCCACCATCGACGCTTACCTCCTAACCGATCCCGACCGCCTCCCGTCTCTCCTCGAGTCTGCGGCCGATCGCGGGGCAGCCGACCTCCCTGTACTGCGGGACATGGAGGCGCCCTCCCCTGATGCCGTGgtgctcgtgctcctccGCAAAgccgcgggcggcgcgaaGGGCATCCAGCGCTCGGTCGAGGGATTCCGGGGCCGTCCAATTCCCGCTCAAGAGATGGTTGATTTCAGGCCGGTGACAGTCACCAAGGTCACGACTCACGCGGACCTGAATTTGCCGTTCAACCTCAGCCTGACGGATCAGCAGCGAGAGGCGCGCGGGGCCGTACCGCTGCCGTATGCGCatgagggagagggcgcAGATTTGGGGATGGGAATGGACTGGTCggacgatgaagaggacgaggagatctAG
- a CDS encoding uncharacterized protein (Inosine-uridine preferring nucleoside hydrolase) — MPRKIIIDTDPGVDDVLAILLALASPELEVALITLVAGNTDVGHTHDNLLKMYYQLAREREQHPVAKERYPLANRTVVAVGADYPIRGEKHVATYFHGRDGLSNISVTHPEFTPPEGTEYPLELSNKHAYDEMLALLAAEPAGTVTIVALGPLTNLAHAYSADKETFCRVGEVVWMGGALDVPGNTSPVAEFNCFADPYAFDILRIAAKAGEFTFVFAPLDVTTHHTVPFSDLLHEGEGTTPLESFTTAFLHRVRGLQARFGLPDAMEMHDPVAVWYAIENAPKVVGKGWAVTGREFGIERCGEITRGMCVVDRRGSGEGDGKKRTEDEVLLKGDVPLSRKEHATATHLHDLHAPVTIDDEESEAEGVKEKPKSLPLAITGTPGSAALRSKLLSRVFGHTV, encoded by the exons ATGCCCCGCAAGATTATCATTGATACAGA CCCTGgagtcgacgacgtgctggCGATCCTCCTAGCACTGGCGTCG cccGAGTTGGAGGTCGCGCTGATCACGCTCGTGGCTG GCAATACCGATGTTGGCCACACACACgacaacctcctcaagaTGTACTACCagctggcgcgcgagcgcgagcagcaTCCCGTCGCCAAGGAGCGGTATCCGCTTGCGAACCGCActgtcgtcgccgtcggtgCAGACTACCCTATCCGCGGCGAGAAGCATGTCGCGACGTACTTT CACGGCCGCGATGGCCTATCCAACATCTCTGTGACTCACCCCGAGTTCACGCCACCTGAGGGCACCGAGTATCCGCTCGAGCTGAGCAATAAGCACGCATACGATGAGAtgctcgcgcttctcgcgGCCGAGCCGGCAGGGACCGTCACGATCGTCGCGCTTGGACCAT TGACGAACCTTGCTCACGCATACAGTGCGGACAAAGAAACGTTCTgtcgcgtcggcgaggtcgtgtGGATGGGCGGAGCGCTCGACGTACCGGGCAACACCTCTCCTGTCGCCGAGTTCAACTGCTTCGCCGACCCATACGCGTTCGACATCCTCCGTatcgcggccaaggccggcgaATTCACCTTCGTCTtcgcgccgctcgacgTGACGACGCACCACACTGTTCCATTCagcgacctcctccacgagggcgagggcacAACCCCGCTGGAGTCGTTCACCACGGCCTTTCTCCACCGCGTACGCGGGCTGCAGGCGCGCTTCGGTCTGCCGGACGCGATGGAGATGCACGACCCCGTCGCGGTGTGGTACGCGATCGAGAACGCACCGAAGGTGGTTGGGAAAGGATGGGCTGTCACGGGGCGCGAGTTTGGCATCGAGCGATGCGGAGAGATCACGCGTGGCATGTGTGTCGTCGATCGCCGAGGTTCTGGTGAGGGTGacggcaagaagcgcaccgaggacgaggtgctgcTCAAGGGAGACGTCCCGCTTTCGAGGAAGGAGCATGCCACAGCGACACACCTTCACGACCTACACGCACCGGTGACgattgacgacgaggagtcTGAGGCTGAGGGTGTGAAAGAGAAGCCCAAGTCCCTCCCCTTGGCGATTACTGGTACGCCTGGCAGCGCGGCCCTCCGCTCCAAGCTCCTGTCTCGCGTGTTTGGTCATACCGTTTAG
- the PRP24 gene encoding uncharacterized protein (RNA recognition motif) produces the protein MDVDEAENQAPAPVVTDDETVVAELGSVLEQIEQEPNNIFLLRRQVDLMLQVGMVSEACDAASSASKLFFLGEALWHRILDANLASLTTPVNLDTVAQVLEAFAAAEDEYLSPVIFQLHATFLVGLTSTGDITGDDEVREYLDADTMRTMLRNIAERCNGLLNEIQAWQTWIDWEVSLLHDLSGSDKKEQIRHIGDLYLARLQTPHTTASETSSAYSSFCTKYFTDDYEDRLVQATKASQDAKWKLDREKRHGRTRTDFEEQLVSTTDVGQQAQLLLQYVDWETDPAAKRNKKAKGPQQDVGLCRGVFERLLLVYGNAAAAAEDASFAAAHVPEMAQQMRDTASAYKAAEATIWCRYFDWASENLKPNEDENPVTDVAGRAVRACPESGEVWNRQLTAMEAANDIPGIEKSVEKAQGLIVSNKHKQSVASLVELFVTHASILHRRYRELPANDEHPVFLNLVAASDSMLKAYPEGDPSLRLEKFSISWAEVAAVELIMDLIALLSTPVRSRDASYQWTILSADTQARYGDVDGARERYNKAIQGPDLDWPEAVFEAFTTFENVHGSLETIQAARKHIGTAQKKLNRRREREAQAQQAQQAAYAHPQAEAAAPVAAEPATAPAEPAVEPMVVDSVAPAVASTEAAPPTSAQEKSAVAEKPSAAVAPGTTASAGDKADGEVEIKRDRENSTVLVTGLSPDTTVARVKAFFEESGEVRECSMTEEPGAAMVEFMSAETVPVALGRDGKKLDGRAVRVSMLWRCTLWVTNFPRSADNDSLKQLFGQYGKILSIRWPSRKYVDSRRFCYVTMESPAAAQEALVLHKFQPAGESFPMSVLISDPAKRTKRTDYSNCTLFIGGLHPKSTEGEVRHLLERYGTIVSVKVPWDKAKNQAKGIAFVEMQNKAQADAALEANGASHRGRHLKVEISDPQHAEKNRGKISNAQQATDRRERTVYLFDIPPGSQEGLLQQELEKHFPVRRVELFENKGQARVELESANDAGALLLRSDKLEFNGATLRIQDHSESKTAPAKPAAAMAASTSKPEASSSLSFAPRPRKTNKAMGQAYRPPRAAAATAAAKPSGGSGQDQFRAFMNTTNEARKKADEEAKAKASADRAKREAEWQAREADRKRALEDGEEGSEAKRPKRGDKGDE, from the exons ATGGACGTGGATGAGGCTGAAAACCAGGCTCCAGCTCCTGTCGTTACTGACGACGAGAcagtcgtcgccgagctcggcagcgtGCTAGAGCAGATTGAGCAGGAACCTAACAATatcttcctcctccggcGCCAAGTCGACCTGATGCTCCAGGTCGGCATGGTTAGCGAGGCTTGCGACGCAGCGTCATCTGCGTCAAAACTCTTTTTCCTCGGTGAGGCACTTTGGCACCGtatcctcgacgccaacctcgcctCACTCACGACGCCAGTGAACTTGGACACAGTCGCCCAAGTGCTTGAGGCCTttgcggccgccgaggacgaaTACCTCT CGCCTGTCATCTTTCAGCTGCAcgccaccttcctcgtcggcctcacCTCCACTGGCGATATCAccggtgacgacgaggtacgCGAGTACCTCGACGCGGATACCATGCGCACCATGCTGCGCAACATCGCCGAGCGATGTAATGGTCTACTGAATGAGATTCAAGCGTGGCAGACGTGGATCGACTGGGAGGTGTCCCTTCTTCACGATCTATCCGGCTCTGACAA GAAGGAGCAGATCCGGCACATCGGCGACTTGtatctcgcgcgcctccaGACACCGCACACCACGGCTAGCGagacgtcgagcgcgtacTCGAGCTTCTGCACGAAGTACTTCACCGACGACTACGAAGACAGGCTGGTGCAGGCGACCAAGGCGAGCCAGGACGCCAAGTGGAAGCTGGACCGGGAGAAGCGGCACGGTCGCACGCGAACTGACTTTGAGGAGCAGCTC gtgTCCACTACTGATGTGGGGCAGCaggcgcagctcctcctccagtATGTTGACTGGGAGACGGACCccgcggccaagcgcaacaagaaggccaagggccCGCAGCAAGATGTTGGTCTATGTCGAGGAGTATTTgagcgcctccttctcgtctACGGAaacgcggcggccgcggcggaggaTGCGTCCTTCGCTGCGGCGCATGTGCCCGAGATGGCGCAACAGATGCGCGACACTGCCTCCGCTTacaaggcggccgaggcgacAATATGGTGCAGGTATTTCGACTGGGCG TCTGAGAACCTCAAGCCtaacgaggacgagaaccCAGTAACCGACGTTGCGGGACGCGCGGTGCGCGCATGCCCAGAGAGTGGAGAAGTGTGGAACCGGCAGCTTACTGCGATG GAGGCGGCCAACGATATCCCCGGTATTGAGAAGTCGGTTGAGAAGGCGCAGGGTTTGATCGTGAGCAACAAGCACAAGCAGTCCGTGGCCTCCCTGGTTGAGCTCTTCGTCACCCACGCTTCGATCCTGCACAGGCGATACCGGGAGCTTCCGGCCAACGATGAACATCCGGTCTTCCTCAACCTTGTAGCGGCCTCCGATTCCATGCTGAAGG cgtATCCTGAAGGCGATCCGTCCTTGCGATTGGAGAAGTTTTCGATCTCATGG GCCGAAGTTGCAGCAGTCGAGCTCATCATGGACCTTATCGCTCTCCTCAGCACGCCGGTCAGGTCTCGTGACGCCTCTTATCAGTGGACCATTCTTAGCGCCGACACGCAGGCACGAtacggcgacgtcgacggcgcgcgtGAACGTTACAACAAGGCGATCCAGGGGCCAGATCTCGACTGGCCTGAAGCCGTGTTCGAGGCCTTCACGACCTTCGAGAACGTTCATGGCTCATTAGAAACAATTCAAGCAGCGAGGAAACATATCGGCACGGCGCAGAAAAAGCTCAATAGACGACGTGAGCGtgaggcgcaggcgcaaCAGGCACAACAGGCTGCATATGCGCACCCGCAGGCTGAGGCTGCCGCCCCTGTCGCTGCTGAGCCAGCAACAGCCCCTGCAGAGCCCGCTGTTGAGCCGATGGTGGTCGACAGCGTGGCTCCTGCTGTTGCGTCAACAGAAGCTGCACCGCCGACTTCGGCGCAAGAGAAGTCGGCCGTTGCAGAGAAGCCGAGTGCGGCTGTTGCTCCTGGAACCACCGCTTCGGCAGGAGACAAGGCCGACGGTGAGGTCGAGATCAAGCG TGACCGCGAGAACAGCACGGTCCTCGTTACTGGCCTGAGCCCAGATACGACTGTGGCGCGTGTCAAGGCGTTCTTCGAAGAA tctggcgaggtgcgcgagtGCAGTATGACGGAAGAGCCGGGAGCGGCGATGGTCGAGTTCATGTCTGCCGAGACTGTGCCGGTCGCTCTGGGCCGTGACGGCAAGAAGCTCGACGGCCGCGCCGTCCGTGTCTCGATGCTGTGGCGTTGCACCCTTTGGGTCACCAACTTCCCTCGATCCGCCGACAACGACAGTCTCAAGCAACTGTTTGGACAG TACGGCAAGATCCTGTCTATCCGCTGGCCGAGCCGCAAGTACGTCGACTCTCGGCGCTTCTGCTACGTTACAATGGAGTCGCCG gccgccgcccaggAAGCGCTTGTGCTGCACAAGTTCCAACCAGCTGGCGAGAGCTTCCCAATGTCGGTCCTCATCTCTGACCCCGCGAAGAGGACGAAACGCACCGACTACTCGAACTGTACGCTGTTTATCGGTGGCCTGCACCCGAAGTCgaccgagggcgaggtcagGCACTTGTTGGAGAGG TACGGCACCATCGTGAGCGTCAAGGTGCCGTGggacaaggccaagaaccAGGCGAAGGGGATTGCGTTCGTCGAGATGCAAAACAAGGCGCAGGCCGATGCTGCTCTCGAGGCGAATGGGGCGTCGCACCGCGGCAGGCACCTGAAGGTTGAAATCAGTGACCCGCAGCACGCCGAGAAGAACCGGGG GAAGATCAGCAACGCGCAGCAGGCGACGGACCGCCGCGAACGAACGGTTTACCTCTTTGACATCCCGCCAGGGTCACAAGAAGGGCTGCTCCAGCAGGAGTTGGAGAAGCACTTCCCCGtccgccgcgtcgagctgtTCGAAAACAAGGGAcaggcgcgcgtcgagctcgagtcggccaatgacgccggcgcgctcTTGCTGCGCTCAGACAAACTTGAGTTCAACGGCGCCACTCTGCGCATCCAGGACCACTCTGAGTCGAAGACCGCGCCCGCGAAGCCGGCCGCCGCAATGgccgcgtcgacctcgaagcCAGaggcctcgtcctcgctctccttcGCCCCGCGCCCACGCAAGACCAACAAGGCGATGGGCCAGGCATATCGCCCGCCccgggcggcggccgcgaccGCCGCAGCCAAGCCGTCCGGCGGATCGGGACAGGACCAGTTCCGCGCGTTCATGAACACGACGAACGAGGCACGCAAgaaggcggacgaggaggccaaggctaAGGCTTCTGCTGACAGGGCAaagcgcgaggcggagtggcaggcgcgcgaggctgACAGGAAGCGAGCACTGGAGGATGGCGAAGAGGGGAGCGAGGCGAAGCGCCCGAAGAGAGGAGATAAGGGCGACGAGTAG
- the cut9 gene encoding uncharacterized protein (Tetratricopeptide repeat) produces the protein MPTRTPPLQATHVTPQHIHIRRRHAPGSAGPSTLSQSFSLGPPDGDISDASIGTPTRRRVTVLTTSEQGNMGLHGQLSPRVRSALARSPGAPSLAPGSEPRTRSRSRLSEVFRPANGHQEEEEDDDNNMDDSDSWTMIDSMRIWRSDAMTHHLYETAAFWANKILDWTGDANDAFWLAQAYYHMRHFVRAERLLTEALPHPKASLLDKGKQKANDLNRNVDEAERKAPIREHLACRLLAAQCLMEQEEYEDALEMLGIQSSFGETDAASRPSTDEGIKVFSSMCYLRGLLHLRLSSPIEAKESFMEALTLDVKNYDAFHELINGQMMKPGEEWEFINTLAYQSQLSDDEAAFVRLMYISKLRKESHIKEISAAGRELATTYGLAENSDVLVGIADELFANYKWEECYVVTSKILNKVPGHSEALTLQLACMHHIPRLHSAIYALAHTLVRTEPHEATTWWAVGMWYYSGQRWADARRYFSKANLIDQRFGPAWITFAHSYRQEGEHDQAITAYSTAARNFPGSHLPYLFIGMSYLQLSLSDLAEEYLATAASYDSTDPLLLNELGVAAYNREDYLSAIEYFEAALGGAAKMQGSSEPWAATHNNMGHALRNLGRYDEAKKHYATAIRLNPTDATAYASQGMISQFLGDVRGAIKLYHQALAILPQEPVATILLEMALTEQVRSLDPTTLPGLPAAIVDKDLDPFNVPKGNPVFGPLPIDVDPLTFEEAGDASLFSVPGSSTRTVVPHIHVDDMTSMSMSISMAASHRLRPDASIMDESSVMDIEED, from the exons ATGCCCACACGTACCCCACCATTGCAAGCGACCCACGTCACGCCTCAACACATTCACAtacgtcgacgacatgctCCAGGCAGCGCAGGGCCATCAACGCTCTCCCAATCCTTCAGTCTCGGTCCCCCAGATGGCGACATTTCCGATGCGAGCATTGGCACTCCCACCCGTAGAAGAGTGACTGTCCTCACAACTTCTGAACAGGGCAACATGGGCCTGCACGGGCAGCTCTCCCCTCGTGTGCGCTCAGCCCTCGCCCGCTCGCCTGGCGCCCCATCACTCGCACCCGGTAGCGAACCGCGCACCCGCTCCCGATCACGCCTCAGCGAGGTATTTAGACCCGCCAACGGCcatcaagaagaagaagaagacgacgacaacaACATGGACGACAGCGACTCGTGGACTATGATCGATTCTATGCGGATCTGGCGCTCAGATGCCATGACACACCACCTGTACGAGACGGCCGCGTTCTGGGCCAACAAGATTCTGGACTGGACAG GCGATGCCAACGACGCGTTCTGGCTCGCCCAAGCATACTATCACATGCGTCATTtcgtgcgcgccgagcgccttcTCACAGAGGcccttccccaccccaAGGCGTCTCTGCTTGACAAAGGCAAGCAGAAGGCCAACGATCTCAACCGCAATGTCGACGAAGCGGAACGCAAGGCCCCTATTCGTGAACACCTCGCGTGTCGCCTCCTGGCTGCCCAGTGCTTAATGGAGCAGGAAGAATACGAGGACGCTCTCGAGATGCTCGGTATCCAGAGTTCCTTTGGCGAGACGGACGCCGCGTCACGCCCATCAACAGACGAAGGCATCAAGGTGTTCTCGAGCATGTGTTACCTCCGCGGCCTGCTGCATTTGCGCCTGTCATCCCCTATCGAGGCCAAAGAGTCGTTCATGGAGGCCCTCACGCTCGACGTGAAGAACTACGACGCGTTCCACGAGCTCATCAATGGACAAATGATGAAGCCTGGAGAGG AATGGGAGTTTATCAACACGCTCGCGTACCAATCACAGCTGAGCGATGACGAAGCCGCGTTCGTCCGGCTCATGTACATCTCAAAGTTGCGCAAGGAGTCGCACATCAAGGAGATCTCCGCTGCTGGCCGCGAGCTTGCAACAACTTACGGACTTGCGGAGAACAGCGACGTGCTCGTTGGAATCGCAGACGAGCTGTTCGCCAATTACAAGTGGGAGGAGTGCTACGTCGTCACCTCCAAGATCCTCAACAAGGTCCCTGGCCACTCGGAAGCTCTCACCCTCCAGCTTGCGTGCATGCACCACATCCCGCGCCTCCACTCCGCAATCTATGCGCTCGCCCATACATTGGTCAGGACCGAACCGCACGAGGCGACGACCTGGTGGGCCGTCGGCATGTGGTACTACTCTGGACAACGTTgggccgacgcgcgccggTACTTTAGCAAGGCCAACCTCATCGACCAGCGCTTTGGCCCAGCGTGGATCACCTTTGCCCACTCCTACCGCCAGGAAGGCGAGCACGACCAGGCAATCACTGCGTACTCGACGGCTGCCCGCAACTTCCCTGG atctCACCTCCCGTATCTCTTCATTGGCATGTCGTACCTGCAGCTCTCGCTGTCTGATCTCGCGGAGGAGTACCTTGCTACCGCAGCGAGCTATGACTCTACCGATCCTCTCCTGCTCAACGAGTTGGGCGTGGCAGCGTACAACCGTGAGGACTACCTCTCGGCGATCGAGTACTTTGAGGCCGCGCTGGGAGGTGCAGCCAAGATGCAGGGCTCGTCCGAACCATGGGCCGCGACGCACAACAACATGGGACACGCGCTGCGTAACCTCGGCCGctacgacgaggccaagaagcacTATGCGACCGCGATCCGCCTCAACCCGACCGACGCAACGGCGTACGCGAGCCAGGGCATGATATCGCAATTCTTAGGTGACGTGCGAGGCGCCATCAAGCTGTACCACCaggcgctcgccatcctgCCCCAGGAGCCCGTTGCGACGATCCTTCTCGAGATGGCCCTCACGGAACAGGTGCGCTCTCTGGACCCCACGACGCTGCCGGGCCTGCCAGCCGCGATAGTCGACAAGGACCTCGACCCATTCAATGTTCCCAAGGGCAATCCAGTGTTCGGACCGCTGCCCATAGATGTCGACCCGCTCACattcgaggaggcgggtgACGCGAGCCTGTTCTCTGTACCGGGGAGCAGTACTCGCACCGTTGTTCCTCACATCCACGTTGATGACATGACATCGATGTCAATGTCAATATCGATGGCGGCGTCCCATCGCCTCCGGCCCGACGCCAGCATCATGGACGAGTCGAGCGTGATGgacatcgaggaggactaG